From a region of the uncultured Desulfatiglans sp. genome:
- a CDS encoding conserved hypothetical protein (Evidence 4 : Unknown function but conserved in other organisms), which produces MKGDISAERAAFLMRDFERGFIEYCHLKAREATAGRFCSEVEIAPCHRQQDGFIHAGLMATMADHTAGYAAFTIVPPEFQILSIEFKINFLRPAYGDRLTCLSKVLRGGRQVIIAESEVYDRAEGVEQLAAKAMVTLMAVHRDKLASKR; this is translated from the coding sequence ATGAAGGGGGACATATCGGCGGAGCGTGCCGCCTTTCTGATGAGGGATTTCGAGCGCGGCTTCATCGAATACTGCCATCTCAAGGCGCGTGAGGCCACGGCCGGAAGGTTCTGCTCGGAGGTGGAGATCGCGCCCTGCCACCGGCAGCAGGACGGATTCATCCATGCGGGCCTCATGGCCACCATGGCTGACCATACAGCGGGCTATGCGGCCTTTACGATCGTACCACCCGAATTTCAGATCCTCAGCATCGAGTTCAAGATCAATTTTCTGAGGCCCGCTTACGGTGACCGCCTCACCTGCCTTTCAAAGGTGCTTCGCGGGGGCAGGCAGGTCATCATCGCCGAATCGGAGGTCTACGACCGCGCCGAGGGAGTGGAGCAACTGGCGGCCAAGGCGATGGTGACCCTCATGGCCGTGCATCGGGATAAGTTGGCGTCAAAGCGCTGA
- the adk gene encoding Adenylate kinase, protein MKILFFGPNGSGKGTQGAIVKEKFGIPHIETGVIFRDNIGRGTDLGKEAKGYIDRGELVPDSITIPMILSRLKEPDCKNGWLLDGFPRNLTQAQELDKALGAEKIDLDIVIEMVLDRQIAKNRIMGRRLCVNDNNHPNNIFIDAIKPNGDKCRVCGGDLKTRSDDQDEEAIDQRHNIYYDEKTGTMAAILFYKKLSAERGGKPRIIELDGRPGVKEVSADLLSQLGK, encoded by the coding sequence ATGAAGATACTGTTTTTCGGTCCCAACGGCAGCGGAAAGGGTACACAGGGCGCCATCGTCAAGGAAAAGTTCGGGATCCCCCACATCGAGACGGGTGTCATCTTTCGAGACAACATCGGCCGCGGGACGGACCTCGGCAAAGAGGCCAAGGGCTACATCGACCGCGGGGAACTGGTCCCGGACAGCATTACCATTCCCATGATCCTGAGCCGGTTGAAGGAACCCGACTGCAAGAACGGCTGGCTCCTGGACGGCTTCCCCCGCAATCTCACGCAGGCCCAGGAACTCGACAAGGCCTTGGGCGCAGAAAAAATCGATCTCGATATCGTGATCGAAATGGTTCTGGACCGGCAGATCGCGAAGAACCGCATCATGGGACGGCGCCTGTGCGTCAACGACAACAACCACCCGAACAACATCTTCATCGATGCCATCAAGCCGAACGGGGACAAGTGCCGGGTCTGCGGCGGAGACCTCAAGACCCGCAGCGATGACCAGGACGAGGAAGCCATCGATCAACGCCACAACATCTATTACGATGAGAAGACCGGGACGATGGCGGCCATCCTCTTCTACAAGAAGCTGTCGGCCGAGCGCGGCGGCAAACCACGGATCATCGAGCTGGACGGGCGCCCCGGGGTGAAGGAGGTCTCGGCTGATCTCCTGTCGCAGCTCGGCAAGTAG
- the apgM gene encoding putative 2,3-bisphosphoglycerate-independent phosphoglycerate mutase (Evidence 3 : Putative function from multiple computational evidences): MDSKETPRSRYVLLVGDGMADYPIEELDGRTPLEAAHTPHMDRIAQGRMGLVQTIPEGMEPGSDVANLCLLGYDPRVYHSGRSPLEAASLGVSLAPEDVAFRMNLVTLDWRPNGEILMVSHSSGDITTAESREMIPLLQAGLESPGIRIYPGVAYRHLLVWSSGPLDARTIPPHDVLGRDMAAYLETGGATPVQGLIRSSWPILREHPVNRRRRADGRLEANSVWLWGQGRAPRLPRFTERFGLTGGVISAVDLLRGIGIYAGFDPIFVEGATGYLDTNYRGKGEAAIEALATHDFVLVHVEAPDEASHNGSLEEKIRAIEAFDEKVVGTVLEGLSACSSFRVMVASDHFTPICLKTHSREPAPFAWAGPEDLARSTSHGGFTEKNAAASGILYKAGHTLMPDFLGRA, from the coding sequence GAGACCCCGCGAAGCCGCTACGTGCTGCTTGTGGGAGACGGCATGGCGGATTACCCCATCGAGGAGTTGGACGGCCGGACGCCCCTCGAGGCGGCGCACACCCCCCATATGGACCGCATTGCGCAAGGGCGCATGGGGCTGGTCCAGACGATCCCGGAGGGGATGGAACCCGGGAGCGATGTGGCCAACCTGTGCCTGCTCGGTTACGACCCGCGCGTATACCATTCGGGCCGGTCCCCCCTCGAGGCCGCAAGCCTCGGGGTGAGCCTCGCCCCGGAGGACGTCGCTTTTCGGATGAACCTGGTTACGTTGGACTGGCGTCCGAACGGCGAGATCCTGATGGTCAGCCACAGTTCGGGCGACATCACCACGGCCGAGTCGCGGGAGATGATCCCCTTGCTCCAGGCAGGGCTCGAGTCGCCGGGCATCCGCATCTACCCGGGCGTCGCCTATCGCCATCTGCTGGTCTGGTCGTCCGGTCCCCTGGATGCCCGAACGATCCCCCCGCACGACGTTCTGGGACGCGATATGGCCGCTTACCTCGAGACGGGCGGTGCGACCCCCGTCCAAGGCCTGATCCGCTCTTCGTGGCCTATCCTGCGGGAGCATCCCGTCAACCGGCGGAGGCGCGCCGACGGACGCCTCGAAGCCAATTCCGTCTGGCTCTGGGGACAGGGGCGGGCGCCGCGGCTGCCGCGTTTCACGGAACGCTTCGGGTTGACCGGCGGCGTCATTTCGGCGGTGGACCTCCTGCGGGGGATCGGCATTTACGCTGGTTTCGATCCGATTTTCGTCGAGGGGGCCACCGGATACCTCGATACCAACTACAGGGGCAAGGGCGAGGCCGCGATCGAGGCCCTCGCGACGCATGACTTCGTGCTTGTCCATGTGGAGGCCCCCGATGAAGCGAGCCACAACGGAAGCCTCGAGGAAAAGATCCGGGCGATCGAGGCCTTTGACGAAAAGGTCGTCGGTACCGTCCTCGAAGGGCTTTCCGCCTGCTCGTCTTTTCGTGTGATGGTCGCGAGCGACCACTTCACCCCCATCTGCCTCAAGACCCACAGCCGTGAGCCCGCTCCGTTCGCCTGGGCCGGCCCGGAAGATTTGGCCCGTTCAACGAGCCACGGGGGTTTTACCGAGAAAAACGCCGCTGCGAGCGGCATCCTCTACAAGGCGGGGCATACGTTGATGCCGGATTTTCTCGGGCGGGCTTAA